The proteins below are encoded in one region of Corynebacterium felinum:
- a CDS encoding cell division protein PerM, which translates to MSKKSSPSSGPTRRKRSRPAGQSGVAASRPGGGFRSGARKSAAAEFDQAPPRFSSKMRTFLPVVLVPHAVAVVAIISVSLVVLLSTSTTMVALPATIAMGWLLLNALPVHGADLDFSVLPLLPALLFAWVIAVRVRRAVRHRVSLADLGVLFVCVVGIPSLLTLTAAAMLLDASEVFDVGVPNIAVAVGKTVVLHGSAMVLGMPRKLWRALCGRMGLPKWLVAQAITALYFLAAVVVLSAVVVVVSLFVHHAAVAESLAGYSSAGVAAVVGVCVAAFPNAAISAVALVSGSEFQMGSGAVSVFGSTLVPLPPIPLFAALPQSAHPAGVALLVIPIVAAMIAVVRRVPRLYQVPGLVGFVFVFSMVLFQATSGQLGVYGATGPRLISSVFVAAFMLVVAVVTSGVTAVVRRSRSRVDAPTPSPFAEPLPAAEVGDDGEQPQDFEHGEVEVSEEATEEPEPEAEEEEEEPEAEPEVDSAEDPADEPEDTPNEEPVEDEPEDEPKQD; encoded by the coding sequence ATGAGTAAGAAGTCAAGCCCCAGTTCTGGTCCTACGCGCCGGAAGCGCAGTCGTCCCGCTGGCCAGTCGGGAGTTGCTGCTTCCCGCCCTGGGGGCGGCTTCCGTTCGGGTGCGAGGAAATCGGCGGCGGCGGAATTTGATCAGGCTCCGCCACGTTTTTCTTCGAAGATGCGTACTTTCCTGCCCGTTGTGTTGGTTCCGCATGCTGTTGCGGTGGTGGCCATTATTTCGGTGTCACTGGTGGTTTTGTTGTCCACATCGACGACGATGGTGGCGTTACCTGCCACGATCGCCATGGGTTGGTTGTTGTTGAATGCGCTGCCTGTGCATGGCGCTGACTTGGATTTTTCGGTGCTTCCGCTGCTTCCTGCGCTGCTTTTTGCGTGGGTGATTGCTGTGCGCGTACGCCGCGCGGTACGGCATAGGGTGAGCTTGGCGGATTTGGGTGTGCTCTTTGTGTGTGTTGTGGGCATTCCGTCGTTGTTGACGTTAACGGCTGCTGCGATGTTGTTGGATGCGTCTGAAGTTTTCGATGTGGGCGTACCTAATATTGCTGTGGCTGTGGGCAAAACTGTTGTGTTGCACGGTTCGGCGATGGTGTTGGGGATGCCGCGTAAGTTGTGGCGTGCGTTGTGTGGTCGCATGGGGTTGCCCAAGTGGTTGGTTGCTCAGGCTATTACTGCTTTGTATTTCTTAGCTGCTGTGGTGGTGCTGTCTGCTGTTGTTGTGGTGGTGTCGCTGTTTGTGCATCATGCGGCGGTGGCGGAGTCGTTGGCCGGTTATTCGTCGGCGGGTGTGGCTGCGGTTGTGGGGGTGTGCGTGGCGGCGTTTCCGAATGCTGCGATTTCGGCGGTGGCGTTGGTGTCGGGTTCGGAGTTTCAGATGGGTAGTGGGGCTGTGTCGGTGTTTGGTTCTACGCTTGTTCCGTTGCCGCCGATTCCGTTGTTTGCTGCGTTGCCGCAGTCGGCGCATCCTGCTGGGGTTGCGTTGTTGGTGATTCCGATTGTTGCCGCGATGATTGCGGTGGTGCGGCGGGTTCCGCGGTTGTATCAGGTGCCTGGTTTGGTGGGTTTTGTTTTTGTGTTTTCGATGGTGCTGTTTCAGGCGACGTCGGGGCAGTTGGGTGTGTATGGGGCGACGGGCCCGCGTTTGATTTCGTCGGTGTTTGTGGCTGCTTTTATGTTGGTGGTGGCTGTGGTGACTTCGGGTGTGACGGCTGTTGTGAGGCGTTCTCGCTCGCGTGTCGACGCCCCCACCCCATCTCCTTTTGCCGAACCGTTGCCTGCGGCTGAGGTTGGTGATGATGGTGAGCAGCCTCAGGATTTTGAGCATGGTGAAGTAGAAGTTTCTGAAGAAGCTACTGAAGAACCAGAACCAGAAGCAGAAGAAGAAGAAGAAGAACCGGAAGCAGAGCCAGAAGTAGACTCCGCGGAAGATCCTGCAGATGAACCAGAAGATACTCCTAACGAAGAACCTGTTGAAGACGAACCAGAAGACGAACCAAAGCAGGATTAA
- the purN gene encoding phosphoribosylglycinamide formyltransferase encodes MFVTSQESPQPLSIVVLASGSGTLAQSIIDNQGVYRVAAVVADVDCYALTRASAANIPTELVPLVKGADRGRWNEELARVVRGYGPDLVVSAGFMKILGKEFLDVFAGRIINTHPALLPAFPGAHAVRDALAYGVKVTGSTVHFVDEGVDTGKIIAQESVAIAPGETEADLHERIKQVERKLIVTVLDSFARGHGQERIIERLSSTHE; translated from the coding sequence CTGTTTGTGACCAGCCAAGAATCACCTCAGCCATTGAGTATTGTGGTGCTGGCCTCCGGGTCGGGCACTCTTGCACAATCAATTATCGATAATCAAGGGGTTTATCGCGTAGCTGCCGTCGTTGCAGACGTTGACTGTTATGCGCTGACCCGCGCTTCGGCTGCCAATATTCCCACTGAGCTTGTTCCCTTGGTCAAGGGTGCTGATAGGGGTCGGTGGAATGAGGAGTTGGCTCGGGTTGTGCGTGGTTATGGCCCTGATTTGGTTGTGTCCGCGGGTTTTATGAAGATTCTGGGCAAGGAATTCCTTGATGTTTTTGCGGGCAGGATTATTAATACTCATCCTGCTTTGTTGCCTGCTTTTCCTGGGGCGCATGCGGTTCGTGATGCCCTTGCCTATGGTGTGAAGGTCACAGGTTCCACTGTTCATTTTGTTGATGAGGGTGTGGATACCGGAAAGATTATTGCCCAGGAATCGGTGGCTATTGCGCCAGGTGAAACCGAAGCAGACCTGCATGAGCGGATTAAGCAGGTTGAGCGCAAGCTCATTGTGACAGTATTGGACTCCTTCGCCCGTGGTCATGGGCAGGAGAGAATAATAGAGAGGTTGTCTTCCACCCATGAGTGA
- a CDS encoding M23 family metallopeptidase, with the protein MHEMRPRTGGKHRKQTTPVKGRVAFVAAATGVVSTAGASGAALAHTSEAQTVDIQLASNDLPALGSSAPQILAFAEFKPVVNLTDQLVKAVEYSAKLAEADLEARTPKPAVVRPAEGVFTSGFGARWGTIHAGIDIANAIGTPILAVMEGTVIDSGPASGYGNWIRIRHDDGSISVYGHMETLNVSVGERVQAGQHIAGMGSRGFSTGSHLHFEIHPTGSGAVDPIPWLAERGIVIN; encoded by the coding sequence ATGCACGAGATGCGACCACGTACTGGTGGCAAGCACCGCAAGCAGACCACCCCTGTCAAGGGGCGCGTGGCTTTCGTTGCCGCCGCCACCGGCGTTGTATCCACTGCCGGTGCGTCCGGCGCAGCACTCGCCCATACCTCCGAGGCGCAGACTGTTGATATCCAGCTCGCCTCCAACGACCTTCCAGCACTCGGCTCCTCCGCGCCACAAATCCTCGCGTTTGCCGAGTTCAAGCCAGTGGTCAACCTCACCGACCAGCTTGTTAAGGCCGTAGAGTATTCCGCAAAGCTTGCAGAAGCTGACCTGGAGGCACGTACCCCTAAGCCAGCTGTCGTCCGCCCAGCCGAAGGCGTATTCACCTCCGGTTTCGGTGCCCGTTGGGGCACCATCCACGCAGGCATCGACATTGCCAATGCAATTGGCACCCCTATTCTCGCCGTCATGGAAGGCACCGTGATCGACTCCGGCCCAGCTTCAGGCTATGGCAACTGGATTCGCATCCGCCACGATGACGGCTCTATTTCTGTCTACGGCCACATGGAAACCCTCAATGTTTCTGTTGGTGAGCGCGTCCAGGCCGGACAGCACATCGCAGGCATGGGTTCGCGTGGTTTCTCCACCGGATCTCACCTTCACTTCGAGATTCACCCAACCGGCAGTGGTGCTGTTGACCCAATCCCATGGTTGGCTGAGCGCGGTATCGTGATCAACTAA
- a CDS encoding HpcH/HpaI aldolase/citrate lyase family protein, giving the protein MTFTIPGPALLFAPVNRPDILPKAAAKADMVILDLEDGAGDIDREQAYATIADCGLDPQRTIVRVVGPTDPHFLDDVAFVKTTPYGTIMVPKIYNHIPQELAGLEVIAMVETPQAVVAVEKIAQHDDVVALFWGAEDLTFMLGGTHSRYHSDEKDTPTYRDTMRLSRALMHIHAAAAGKASIDAVFADFRNLEGLYREAADAARSGFAATACIHPTQVDTIRKAYAPEPQQLRWAQRVIAEAANHPGAFKLDGEMVDAPLIAQAHRIVSRA; this is encoded by the coding sequence ATGACTTTCACCATTCCAGGCCCCGCGTTGTTGTTTGCCCCCGTTAATCGCCCTGACATTCTGCCCAAGGCAGCTGCGAAAGCAGATATGGTCATCCTTGATCTCGAAGATGGGGCAGGGGATATCGACAGGGAACAGGCATACGCCACAATTGCTGACTGTGGACTCGACCCCCAACGCACCATCGTTCGGGTGGTTGGCCCCACTGATCCGCACTTCCTTGATGATGTCGCATTCGTGAAAACCACCCCGTATGGCACCATTATGGTGCCCAAAATCTACAACCACATCCCTCAAGAGCTCGCGGGCCTTGAGGTTATCGCCATGGTTGAGACCCCACAAGCGGTGGTTGCCGTTGAAAAAATCGCGCAGCATGACGACGTCGTCGCGCTATTCTGGGGTGCCGAAGACCTCACCTTTATGCTTGGCGGCACACATTCGCGCTACCACAGCGACGAAAAAGATACCCCCACCTACCGCGACACCATGCGCCTGAGTCGCGCACTCATGCACATCCATGCAGCGGCAGCGGGCAAAGCCAGCATCGACGCCGTCTTTGCGGACTTCCGCAACCTTGAAGGGCTCTACCGCGAAGCTGCCGACGCCGCCCGCTCCGGCTTCGCCGCCACCGCCTGCATCCACCCCACCCAAGTGGACACGATCAGAAAAGCCTATGCACCAGAACCCCAACAACTGCGCTGGGCCCAGCGCGTTATCGCCGAAGCCGCCAACCACCCAGGCGCATTCAAACTCGACGGTGAAATGGTCGACGCACCCCTTATCGCCCAAGCCCACCGCATCGTCAGCCGGGCATAA
- a CDS encoding DUF5979 domain-containing protein — protein sequence MSTTTASNQSFFKLFIALVGSIALVASGILVAQISHAPLAHAAQCKGRWNNLTWKDGPSINNGVFTSRNGFAIATFDWEADANAQKGDTIELELPQQLTTAEQAPFNLYDEANGNVIVARGSWSGKKLTITVSEFADQKFNVRGKAEVALKWDHSKITPSVGFDGDLQFTGCNSNGTLKGKIGPLGPGGSTHDNQKVGTYSGWNQDAQGYVTQWSIGVSAVDTNNQPISVTDTAPDGWKFICDGTKNGGYSPVAVQTFVNRQPVVHQVMTSDGNVQAGTYYNVTGVAHEALPQGHGFYFHCTPEKITVNFNYGIHPSVGPIIQVKAVSPQRPTPGSVITNTAEIGGKPYVGQVFIPRQGGSGTGETGGFTVKKLVQGVSTEKEFNFHYECHPKAGSTPAAKTGDVKVKHNQVVHVGDLDKGLTCTITETDASVDGLNPTTRWTVDGMPTESVSIETRHKHESAIDVVAVNRFAPPVTPPVTPSAIPSATPPAPEPKVGGFKVKKEITGNAAEKFTNHTFTFTYTCGDKTGELTITGAGEAQGPQDIPVGTICTISEKEVAVSEGINWVHTIAPSASVTISETDPQSVTVTNTFTKAEPKTGTFKVKKEITGNASADFSNRVFTFDYTCGDKTGELTITGAGEAQGPQDIPVGTQCTIVERPVTDLNAHAWTATYQPTDGITITEGQQPTLTVTNTFTKPEPKTGNFTVKKELTGNAAENFNNHTFTFTYTCGAQTGELKITGAGEIPGPGNIPAGTECTVVEKQITVPAGVTWTHNINPTQPVTIRENETALVKVTNTFTTTPPAPGSSDNGRWWIFLISIPLLGGLISPLLPLLSSTPTPTQNVLAETPQAHSQHTQPQKGLPKTPQPAPHTQPKKGLANTGANTSIILFWALISMLLGLTFITTRKKKQH from the coding sequence TTGAGCACAACTACCGCTTCAAACCAAAGCTTTTTTAAACTTTTTATCGCACTTGTAGGCAGTATTGCCCTTGTTGCTAGTGGCATTCTCGTTGCCCAGATATCACATGCACCCTTAGCGCATGCAGCGCAGTGTAAAGGCCGGTGGAATAATCTCACCTGGAAAGACGGACCAAGCATCAACAATGGCGTCTTTACTTCCCGCAATGGATTCGCCATTGCTACTTTTGATTGGGAAGCCGACGCCAATGCTCAAAAGGGCGACACCATCGAACTAGAGTTGCCGCAACAACTCACCACCGCTGAGCAGGCCCCATTCAATCTCTACGATGAGGCAAACGGTAACGTCATTGTTGCCCGTGGTTCGTGGTCGGGCAAGAAGCTCACTATCACCGTGAGTGAATTTGCCGATCAAAAGTTCAATGTGCGTGGCAAGGCTGAAGTTGCATTGAAATGGGACCACTCCAAAATCACGCCATCTGTAGGGTTTGATGGTGATCTCCAATTCACAGGGTGCAATAGCAATGGAACGCTCAAAGGAAAGATTGGCCCTCTGGGACCAGGTGGCTCGACACACGATAATCAAAAGGTCGGCACCTATTCCGGTTGGAATCAAGATGCACAGGGTTATGTGACACAATGGAGCATCGGAGTTTCGGCTGTTGATACTAATAACCAGCCTATTTCAGTCACCGACACGGCTCCAGATGGCTGGAAGTTTATCTGCGACGGAACGAAAAATGGCGGATATAGTCCAGTTGCAGTGCAAACTTTTGTCAATCGTCAACCGGTAGTGCATCAAGTAATGACCTCCGACGGAAACGTTCAAGCAGGTACTTACTACAACGTAACTGGCGTGGCTCATGAGGCACTTCCCCAAGGACACGGGTTCTATTTCCACTGCACTCCCGAAAAAATTACCGTGAACTTCAACTACGGTATTCATCCCTCAGTAGGACCGATCATTCAAGTCAAAGCTGTCTCGCCACAGCGCCCTACCCCCGGTAGCGTGATTACCAATACAGCTGAAATTGGCGGAAAACCCTATGTCGGACAGGTTTTCATTCCTCGACAGGGTGGCTCGGGTACCGGTGAAACTGGTGGCTTTACGGTGAAAAAGCTTGTGCAAGGAGTATCCACAGAAAAGGAATTCAACTTCCACTATGAATGCCACCCGAAAGCAGGTTCCACCCCTGCTGCCAAGACTGGTGATGTGAAAGTCAAGCACAACCAAGTAGTCCATGTTGGCGACCTCGATAAAGGCCTGACCTGTACTATCACAGAAACAGATGCCAGCGTTGATGGGCTAAACCCTACAACGAGGTGGACTGTCGACGGCATGCCTACAGAATCGGTATCGATCGAAACACGCCATAAGCACGAGTCTGCCATCGACGTGGTTGCTGTCAACCGCTTTGCACCTCCAGTCACACCTCCAGTCACGCCTTCAGCCATACCTTCAGCCACACCTCCTGCTCCAGAGCCGAAAGTTGGTGGCTTCAAAGTGAAGAAGGAAATCACTGGTAACGCCGCTGAAAAATTCACCAACCACACCTTCACATTCACCTACACCTGCGGTGACAAAACCGGTGAGCTCACCATCACCGGTGCCGGTGAAGCCCAAGGACCACAAGACATTCCCGTAGGCACCATCTGCACAATCAGTGAAAAAGAAGTGGCCGTATCTGAAGGTATCAACTGGGTGCACACCATTGCCCCGTCTGCTTCTGTAACGATTAGTGAAACTGACCCACAGTCGGTCACAGTCACCAATACGTTTACTAAGGCTGAACCCAAGACTGGCACGTTCAAGGTGAAGAAGGAAATCACTGGTAACGCCAGTGCAGACTTCAGCAACCGCGTGTTCACTTTCGACTACACCTGCGGTGACAAAACCGGTGAACTCACCATCACCGGTGCCGGTGAAGCCCAAGGCCCACAAGACATTCCAGTAGGCACGCAGTGCACGATCGTCGAACGCCCAGTTACCGACCTCAACGCACACGCCTGGACTGCCACATACCAACCCACCGACGGAATCACCATCACCGAAGGCCAACAGCCAACCCTCACCGTGACCAACACCTTCACAAAGCCTGAACCCAAAACAGGCAACTTCACAGTAAAGAAGGAACTCACCGGTAACGCTGCTGAAAACTTCAACAACCACACCTTCACATTCACCTACACCTGCGGTGCACAAACAGGCGAACTAAAAATCACAGGTGCAGGCGAAATCCCAGGCCCAGGCAACATCCCAGCAGGCACTGAATGTACGGTCGTCGAAAAGCAAATCACTGTGCCAGCAGGAGTGACGTGGACGCACAACATCAACCCCACGCAACCAGTCACCATTCGGGAAAACGAAACAGCACTAGTGAAAGTCACCAATACTTTCACCACCACCCCGCCTGCACCCGGCAGCAGTGACAATGGACGCTGGTGGATCTTCCTCATCAGCATCCCGCTTCTTGGCGGACTCATCAGCCCGCTTCTGCCACTACTGTCTTCGACCCCAACCCCGACTCAGAACGTGCTGGCAGAAACACCCCAAGCACACAGCCAACACACCCAACCGCAGAAGGGTCTACCAAAAACCCCACAACCTGCACCTCACACACAACCAAAGAAAGGACTCGCGAACACCGGTGCAAACACCAGCATCATCCTATTCTGGGCACTGATCAGCATGCTTCTCGGTCTAACATTTATAACCACCAGAAAGAAGAAGCAACACTAA
- a CDS encoding PadR family transcriptional regulator, whose amino-acid sequence MSIKHALLALLSDQPRTANGLKQEFHKTTGDTQPLNMGQVSQTLSRLERDGLITQVGVVTGPSGHQACSYQITDSGRSAVQAWFSSPVEKALSDRDELVTKIAFAVHNPQLDVIEILDTQRNAILSQLRVLNKQAREVAQSRNPQRLVIERRIFDLEAEARWLDRVESLKGAH is encoded by the coding sequence ATGTCCATCAAACACGCATTATTGGCGCTACTGTCCGATCAGCCACGTACGGCTAACGGGCTGAAGCAAGAGTTTCATAAGACAACGGGTGATACTCAACCTCTCAATATGGGGCAGGTTTCGCAAACGTTAAGTCGTCTTGAGCGAGACGGCCTGATCACCCAGGTAGGTGTGGTTACTGGCCCGTCTGGGCATCAGGCGTGCAGCTATCAGATCACTGATTCGGGGCGTTCTGCCGTCCAGGCGTGGTTTTCTTCACCTGTGGAGAAGGCGTTGAGTGATCGCGATGAGCTGGTAACCAAAATTGCTTTCGCGGTGCATAATCCGCAGTTGGATGTTATTGAGATTCTCGATACTCAACGTAACGCTATTTTGTCGCAGTTGCGTGTGCTCAATAAGCAGGCTCGTGAGGTGGCGCAGTCGCGTAATCCGCAGCGGCTTGTGATTGAGCGTCGCATTTTTGATCTTGAAGCAGAAGCACGCTGGCTTGACCGCGTCGAATCACTTAAAGGAGCACACTGA
- the rpsR gene encoding 30S ribosomal protein S18 — protein MKRTNMKKARMEQSRRPKKNPLKAQGIEKVDYKDINTLRQFISDRHKIRSRRVTGLTPQQQRQVATAVKNAREMALLPFTSR, from the coding sequence ATGAAGCGCACCAATATGAAGAAGGCGCGGATGGAGCAGTCCCGCCGCCCAAAGAAGAATCCTCTCAAGGCTCAGGGCATTGAGAAGGTGGACTACAAGGACATCAACACCCTTCGTCAGTTCATCTCTGATCGCCACAAGATCCGTTCTCGTCGCGTGACCGGTCTGACTCCGCAGCAGCAGCGTCAGGTCGCAACCGCAGTGAAGAACGCCCGCGAGATGGCTCTCCTGCCGTTCACCAGCCGTTAA
- a CDS encoding TetR/AcrR family transcriptional regulator, translating into MAGAVGRPRKNSPRRRGSTAREEILDASAELFTTQGFATTSTHQIADAVGIRQASLYYHFPSKTEIFLTLLTSTVAPSTQLAARFGDLDLPAPMRLWALTAAECRLLLSTRWNVGRLYQLPVASSEEFESYHRQRTQLRQIFFDIAAEIVGADDPRADLPFHIAASVIEMRANDGVVPYPMSLDSLPDVAIMLADAALTVLNTPLPENRVEVTLGLLSQDSE; encoded by the coding sequence TTGGCTGGTGCAGTTGGTCGCCCTCGCAAAAATAGTCCACGCCGTCGTGGTTCTACGGCACGGGAGGAGATTCTTGATGCTTCCGCTGAGCTTTTCACAACCCAGGGTTTTGCTACGACGTCGACGCATCAGATTGCGGATGCTGTAGGTATTCGTCAGGCGAGTTTGTATTATCATTTCCCGTCGAAAACAGAGATTTTCTTAACGCTGCTGACGTCGACGGTTGCGCCTTCGACGCAGTTGGCTGCTCGTTTTGGGGATTTGGATTTGCCTGCGCCGATGCGGTTGTGGGCGTTGACTGCGGCTGAGTGTCGCTTATTGTTGTCTACTCGTTGGAATGTGGGTCGGCTGTATCAGTTGCCGGTTGCTAGTTCTGAGGAGTTTGAGAGTTATCATCGGCAACGTACACAGTTGCGGCAGATTTTCTTTGATATTGCTGCTGAGATTGTTGGTGCGGATGATCCGCGTGCTGATTTGCCGTTCCATATTGCGGCGTCGGTGATTGAGATGCGTGCTAATGATGGGGTTGTGCCGTATCCGATGTCGTTGGATTCGCTTCCGGATGTGGCTATTATGCTTGCCGACGCCGCCTTGACGGTGTTGAATACTCCCCTGCCTGAGAATCGGGTTGAGGTCACCTTGGGTTTGTTATCCCAGGATTCTGAGTAG
- a CDS encoding putative nucleotidyltransferase substrate binding domain-containing protein encodes MCMLHASLVELASQAPLCQDAATVRGVLAESQDLMRNAIEHNESPQDLVIWFSRVVTDVLHSDGVKSLTSGAELVLTGAVGRGDALPSSPIKWLTVGDEGVDSSPLSALIAQAGLVPDETAFGVRARTRRQWIQAIHTADGPGLAVFADAGTWCLREVLKLEDPTVLLREALSHRPPRVQLDSGLPDYSVAVDIRRGLLYPVIALARWAGVAARSTEFSTRARLEAAASKQVLTRAQADYLATAWNAGLSLQLRRFADRVHRHSTTASALPAIQRSIYGASARMVSDVAYSLAAANDISLDV; translated from the coding sequence ATGTGTATGCTTCACGCGTCGTTGGTTGAATTGGCTTCCCAGGCGCCGTTGTGTCAGGATGCTGCGACGGTTCGGGGTGTATTGGCGGAGTCGCAGGATTTGATGCGCAATGCGATTGAGCATAATGAGTCGCCGCAGGATTTGGTGATCTGGTTTTCTCGTGTGGTCACTGATGTGTTGCATTCGGACGGGGTGAAGTCGCTGACCTCGGGTGCTGAGTTGGTGTTAACTGGCGCTGTGGGGCGTGGTGATGCATTGCCGAGTTCGCCGATTAAGTGGCTCACTGTGGGTGATGAGGGGGTCGATTCCTCCCCGTTGAGCGCGTTGATTGCGCAGGCGGGTTTGGTTCCTGATGAAACTGCGTTCGGGGTGCGGGCGCGTACGCGGCGGCAGTGGATTCAGGCGATTCATACTGCGGATGGTCCGGGTTTGGCGGTTTTTGCTGATGCGGGTACGTGGTGTTTGCGTGAGGTGTTAAAGCTTGAAGATCCGACGGTGTTGTTGCGTGAGGCGTTGAGTCATCGCCCGCCTAGGGTTCAACTGGATTCGGGGTTGCCGGATTATTCGGTTGCGGTCGATATTCGTCGGGGTTTGTTGTATCCGGTGATTGCGTTGGCTCGGTGGGCTGGTGTGGCTGCGCGGTCGACGGAGTTTTCGACGCGGGCGCGACTTGAGGCTGCGGCTTCGAAGCAGGTGTTGACGCGGGCGCAGGCTGATTATTTGGCTACTGCGTGGAATGCGGGCTTGAGCTTGCAGTTGCGCCGGTTTGCGGATCGGGTTCATCGTCATTCGACCACGGCGAGTGCGTTGCCGGCTATTCAGCGCAGTATCTATGGGGCGTCGGCGCGGATGGTTTCGGATGTGGCGTATTCGCTTGCTGCAGCGAACGATATATCATTGGATGTTTAG
- the purH gene encoding bifunctional phosphoribosylaminoimidazolecarboxamide formyltransferase/IMP cyclohydrolase: MSEDRKAIKRALISVYDKTGLEELARALDGAGVEIVSTGSTAAKISALGIDVTPVDQLTGFPECLEGRVKTLHPRVHAGILADTRKDDHLAQLQELGVEPFQLVVVNLYPFTQTVASGADFDACVEQIDIGGPSMVRAAAKNHPSVAVVVDPAHYGRVAEALTSGGFTRAERTALAVEAFRHTASYDVAVATWMGAQIADASETFPAWVGSTYERTTVLRYGENPHQSAALYSDGTGLAGAQQLHGKEMSYNNYTDSDAAWRAAWDHARPCVAIIKHANPCGIAVSDVSIAQAHRNAHACDPVSAFGGVIAANREVTVEMASQVTDIFTEVIIAPSYEEGAVEVLAQKKNIRILVAQAPETSSLERREISGGILVQERDVIDAEGDAPANWTLVAGEPADAETLAELEFAWRAVRAVKSNAILLSRDSGTVGVGMGQVNRVDAAKLAVERANTLAGDVERARGAVAASDAFFPFADGFQILADAGVTAVVQPGGSIRDAEVIEAANAAGVTMYLTGARHFAH, from the coding sequence ATGAGTGAAGATCGCAAGGCAATTAAACGCGCACTTATTAGTGTCTATGACAAGACTGGGCTTGAGGAGCTTGCTCGTGCCCTTGATGGTGCGGGTGTGGAGATTGTTTCCACTGGTTCTACTGCCGCTAAGATTTCGGCTCTCGGTATTGATGTGACTCCTGTTGATCAGTTGACGGGTTTCCCTGAGTGTCTTGAGGGTCGTGTGAAGACTCTGCATCCGAGGGTGCATGCCGGTATTCTTGCTGATACCCGTAAGGATGATCATCTTGCTCAGCTGCAGGAGTTGGGGGTTGAGCCTTTCCAACTTGTAGTTGTCAACCTGTATCCGTTTACACAGACGGTTGCTTCCGGCGCTGATTTTGATGCGTGTGTGGAGCAGATTGATATTGGTGGGCCTTCGATGGTGCGTGCTGCGGCGAAGAATCATCCTTCTGTTGCGGTTGTTGTTGATCCTGCTCACTATGGTCGTGTTGCTGAGGCTCTCACGAGTGGTGGTTTTACTCGTGCTGAGCGTACTGCTTTGGCTGTTGAGGCTTTCCGCCATACTGCTTCTTATGATGTTGCTGTGGCGACGTGGATGGGTGCTCAGATTGCTGATGCGTCTGAGACGTTCCCTGCGTGGGTCGGTTCTACTTACGAGCGCACAACTGTGTTGCGTTATGGTGAGAATCCGCATCAGTCTGCTGCTTTGTATTCTGATGGGACTGGTTTGGCGGGCGCTCAGCAGTTGCATGGTAAGGAGATGAGTTATAACAATTACACGGATTCTGATGCTGCGTGGCGTGCTGCGTGGGATCATGCGCGTCCGTGTGTTGCGATTATTAAGCATGCGAATCCTTGTGGCATTGCTGTGAGTGATGTTTCGATTGCGCAGGCTCACCGCAATGCGCATGCGTGTGACCCAGTGTCTGCTTTTGGTGGTGTGATTGCTGCTAATCGTGAGGTGACTGTGGAGATGGCTTCGCAGGTTACTGATATTTTCACTGAGGTGATTATTGCTCCTTCTTATGAGGAGGGTGCGGTTGAGGTGTTGGCGCAGAAGAAGAATATTCGTATTCTTGTTGCGCAGGCTCCTGAGACTTCTTCGCTTGAGCGTCGTGAGATTTCTGGTGGCATTTTGGTTCAGGAGCGCGATGTGATTGATGCTGAGGGCGATGCTCCTGCTAACTGGACTCTTGTTGCTGGTGAGCCTGCTGATGCTGAGACTCTTGCTGAGTTGGAGTTTGCGTGGCGTGCGGTGCGTGCGGTGAAGTCTAATGCGATTTTGCTTTCGCGTGATAGTGGCACTGTTGGTGTTGGTATGGGGCAGGTTAACCGTGTCGACGCCGCCAAACTGGCCGTTGAACGCGCCAACACTCTTGCGGGTGATGTTGAGCGTGCGCGGGGCGCGGTTGCTGCTTCTGATGCGTTCTTCCCGTTTGCGGATGGTTTCCAGATTCTTGCCGACGCCGGGGTCACCGCAGTTGTTCAGCCTGGTGGTTCGATTCGTGATGCTGAGGTTATTGAGGCTGCGAACGCTGCTGGTGTGACCATGTATCTGACTGGTGCTCGTCACTTCGCGCACTAA